Proteins encoded by one window of Rutidosis leptorrhynchoides isolate AG116_Rl617_1_P2 chromosome 7, CSIRO_AGI_Rlap_v1, whole genome shotgun sequence:
- the LOC139860372 gene encoding pentatricopeptide repeat-containing protein At4g21300-like translates to MYGKHIFFSFNRKYSQAASSIITNTPIAFHPYTKDELTSKLASVLQSCSNHNPNPQVIQHGQQIHSQIVVNGINHVGLLGSRLLQMYILCGKLNDAKTMFHQLDLFFASPWNWMIRGFTMMGCFDSAILVYFKMLGYGTCPDKYTFPYVIKACARLKAIDLGRYIHCNMIRVMGFDVDVYVGSSLIKLYAENGCIDDARHLFDKMPQRDDVLWNVILNGYLKVGNYEHVMLLFNEMRSSDIRPGPVTYACVLSACASDANLKLGTQVHGGIIKCGLVTDPHVVNTLIGVYEKSKKLFYARELFNDVQEVSSVTWNVIIGGHVQNGLMNEALDLLREMISVGTKPDTVTLASFLPCISESACINLGKEIHCYILRHDVHLDEYLKNALIDMYFKCRQVDMAHNVFKCSTDVDIVICTPMISGYVLNALNSDALDIFRWLLIQKMRPNAVTLSSSLPACAGLSALKLGKELHGQILKNGFEGRCHVGTAVTDMYAKCGRLDLAHQVFDKMPEKDSVCWNSMITSCCQNGQPEKAVDFFREMGAKGCKYDSVSISAALSAFSNLSLLGHGKAIHGFMIRGALKTDLYAESALLDMYAKCGKLESAINVFNLMKEKSEVSWNSIISAYGNHGRYHECLSLFEQMKGSGFDPDHVSFLAIISACDHAGLVDEGYNYFKSMINDYNIAPRMEHYACMIDLFGRAGRLNEAVDIIKSMPIEPDAGVWGTLLGACRVHGNVELAELACSHLFEMDPENSGYYMLLSNVQADAGKWEGVDKTRSLMKDRGVKKVHGFSWIEVNNDTHVFGAGETNNFRFDEINSLLKNFRLVVKNEGYNTSEINMT, encoded by the coding sequence ATGTACGGAAAACATATCTTCTTCTCGTTCAACAGAAAATACTCTCAAGCAGCATCATCTATCATCACAAACACGCCAATTGCGTTTCATCCGTACACTAAGGACGAATTAACATCTAAACTTGCATCAGTCTTACAATCTTGTTCAAATCATAACCCCAATCCACAAGTAATTCAACACGGCCAACAAATTCACTCTCAAATTGTTGTTAACGGGATCAACCATGTTGGTTTACTGGGTTCACGATTACTTCAAATGTACATACTTTGTGGCAAACTTAACGATGCCAAAACTATGTTTCATCAACTTGATTTGTTCTTTGCATCGCCATGGAATTGGATGATTAGAGGGTTTACTATGATGGGGTGTTTTGATTCTGCAAttttggtttattttaaaatgttgGGGTACGGAACTTGTCCTGATAAATACACTTTTCCGTACGTGATTAAAGCTTGTGCTCGATTAAAGGCGATTGATTTGGGTAGATATATTCATTGTAATATGATACGGGTTATGGGTTTTGATGTTGATGTTTATGTAGGTAGTTCTTTGATAAAATTGTATGCTGAAAATGGGTGTATTGATGATGCACGTCACCTGTTTGATAAAATGCCTCAAAGAGATGATGTGTTGTGGAATGTCATACTTAATGGGTACTTAAAGGTTGGGAATTATGAACATGTTATGTTGTTGTTTAACGAAATGAGAAGTTCCGATATTCGACCCGGGCCGGTGACGTATGCTTGTGTTTTATCTGCTTGTGCGTCTGATGCGAATTTAAAGCTCGGTACTCAGGTTCATGGAGGGATTATTAAGTGTGGATTAGTAACGGATCCTCATGTGGTTAACACGTTGATTGGAGTGTATGAGAAGTCTAAAAAGTTGTTTTATGCGCGGGAGCTGTTTAATGACGTTCAAGAAGTTAGTTCGGTTACATGGAATGTTATAATCGGTGGGCATGTGCAAAATGGACTTATGAATGAAGCTTTAGATTTGCTTCGTGAGATGATATCAGTTGGAACCAAACCAGATACCGTCACTCTAGCAAGCTTTTTACCGTGTATATCTGAGTCAGCATGTATAAACTTAGGTAAAGAAATTCATTGTTATATCTTAAGACACGATGTACATTTGGACGAATACCTTAAAAACGCACTTATTGATATGTACTTTAAGTGTAGGCAAGTGGATATGGCACACAATGTTTTTAAATGTAGTACTGACGTTGATATCGTCATATGCACGCCTATGATATCTGGATATGTGCTTAACGCGTTAAACTCCGATGCCTTAGATATTTTTAGATGGTTGCTTATACAGAAAATGAGACCGAATGCAGTTACACTTTCGAGTTCTTTACCTGCTTGTGCGGGTTTGTCTGCCTTAAAATTGGGCAAAGAGTTGCATGGTCAGATTCTTAAAAATGGGTTCGAAGGACGATGTCATGTGGGGACCGCAGTAACAGATATGTATGCTAAATGTGGAAGGCTTGATTTAGCACACCAAGTGTTCGATAAAATGCCGGAAAAAGATTCTGTTTGTTGGAATTCAATGATTACTAGCTGTTGCCAAAACGGTCAACCCGAGAAAGCGGTTGACTTTTTTCGTGAAATGGGTGCGAAAGGATGTAAATACGACTCCGTAAGCATATCGGCTGCTCTTTCCGCATTCTCGAACTTGTCGTTACTCGGGCATGGGAAAGCGATTCATGGGTTCATGATCCGAGGTGCGTTGAAAACGGATCTTTATGCGGAGAGCGCGTTATTAGACATGTATGCTAAATGTGGAAAGTTAGAATCTGCGATTAacgttttcaacttaatgaaagaGAAAAGTGAAGTGTCATGGAATAGTATTATTTCCGCTTATGGAAACCATGGTCGTTATCACGAATGTCTTTCTTTGTTTGAACAAATGAAAGGTTCGGGATTCGATCCTGATCATGTTTCATTTCTTGCAATAATATCTGCGTGTGATCACGCAGGTTTGGTTGATGAAGGTTATAATTATTTTAAATCTATGATAAATGATTATAATATTGCCCCTCGAATGGAGCATTATGCGTGTATGATTGATTTATTTGGACGAGCTGGTAGATTAAATGAAGCGGTTGATATTATAAAGTCTATGCCTATTGAACCTGATGCTGGCGTTTGGGGGACATTGTTAGGTGCGTGTAGGGTCCATGGGAACGTTGAACTTGCTGAGTTGGCGTGTTCGCATCTTTTTGAAATGGACCCGGAGAATTCggggtattatatgttgttatcgaATGTGCAGGCGGATGCAGGGAAATGGGAAGGCGTTGATAAAACTAGAAGTTTGATGAAAGATAGAGGAGTTAAAAAGGTGCATGGTTTTAGTTGGATTGAGGTGAATAATGATACTCATGTTTTTGGTGCTGGTGAAACGAATAATTTTAGGTTTGATGAGATTAATAGTTTGTTAAAGAACTTTCGTTTAGTGGTTAAGAATGAAGGGTATAACACTTCAGAAATAAACATGACATGA